A single window of Elgaria multicarinata webbii isolate HBS135686 ecotype San Diego chromosome 17, rElgMul1.1.pri, whole genome shotgun sequence DNA harbors:
- the MRTFB gene encoding myocardin-related transcription factor B isoform X3, which translates to MIDSSKKQQQGFPEILSVGDTELLKEKECLDTSSQKSLKEVLQLRLQQRRTREQLVDQGIMPPLKSPAAFHEQIKSLERARTENFLKHKIRSRPDRSELVRMHILEETFAEPSLQATQMKLKRARLADDLNEKIAQRPGPMELVEKNILPVDSSVKEAIIAVGQENYPQGLDDFSFDEDSSDALSPDQPASQESQGSAASPSESKTREAPSPVTASNSTNQYPTLPSSVPEFLKPSVTDQHTARSTTAAPLTTNTVSAVKHCSGPTLIKQPHPKNPSDKPRSKKCKEPKPRVKKLKYHQYIPPDQKGEKNEPLMDSNYARLLQQQQLFLQLQILSQQQQHYNYHAILPAPLKPMSDKQGNTGTAALNALNNNTSSGVNNTPRQNSNISNRKPGPLPSSLDDLKVAELKMELKLRGLPVSGTKMDLIERLKPYQDLNNNSVSTNNTLAGTPSLNGTSNPGEVAAVFPVATLNKPAVGSVPTFPPETASAGNGSKSTHMECIGSPLPISPCPSEQSSLSTEDTNMADTLTEIMTMMSPSQFTSTSPLRVTLNEDSHSSGGTSGVEFDAAEKDRKLQEKEKQIEDLKRKLEQEQKLVEVLKMQLEVEKRGHQQQPQAPVHAVLPLNHKHISPAVKEEGTLADCSDASPSTSEANHSLGQPMSVDVQNLVAKKAIVIKQEVPLAKAEPQNIISQFYVSSQRQPQTAVVAQPQAVLTAQGTAQLLLPLSLQGPKSGTSVQLPVGNIQVQAQPQAGIPTMTQVSASSNLAQKVSQMHTSLPNQNASPPHALGQTPQNRKVFPPTSSNAVFSYQNQSVTTLQQPLFNQAPNATVHSGNQMPLAQNGPNAPQKPASPSQSQQYILQQTLFSNSVTKTKDPPRYEEAIKQTRSLQASQREISSAHSQQMDDLFDILIKSGEISMPTKEEPSLISKMRPVTANVTTMPVNTVVSRPPPQVQMAPPLSLEPTSNFSLCLENQLEALLEGTLPSGNGMPQLPSSSDDRESFSLIEDLQNDLLNHSGILDHSQSPMETSDSQFTTSNSCLSLDLPDTNLDNMEWLDITMPNTSSGLTPLSSTAPSMFSTDFLDPQDLQLHWD; encoded by the exons TACTTCAACTGAGGCTCCAGCAAAGGAGGACAAGAGAACAGCTGGTGGACCAGGGAATCATGCCAC CTTTGAAGAGCCCAGCTGCATTCCATGAGCAGATAAAGAGCTTGGAAAGGGCCAGG ACTGAAAATTTTCTGAAGCACAAGATACGCAGCAGGCCTGATCGATCCGAGTTAGTCAGAATGCACATTCTCGAAG AGACGTTTGCAGAACCCTCTCTGCAGGCAACTCAGATGAAACTGAAGCGAGCACGATTGGCAGATGACTTGAATGAAAAGATTGCTCAGAGGCCTGGGCCTATGGAACTTGTGGAAAAAAACATCCTTCCTGTTGACTCCAGTGTTAAAGAAGCAATTATAG caGTTGGTCAGGAGAACTATCCTCAAGGTTTGGATGATTTCTCATTTGATGAGGACAGTAGTGATGCTTTATCTCCAGATCAGCCTGCCAGTCAGGAATCCCAGGGCTCAGCAGCATCTCCAAGTGAATCTAAAACAAGGGAAGCACCATCTCCAGTCACCGCAAGCAACTCTACTAACCAG TATCCTACATTACCATCGTCAGTACCTGAATTTCTGAAGCCATCTGTCACAGATCAGCACACTGCACGTTCTACAACTGCTGCTCCTCTTACCACAAATACCGTGTCTGCAGTAAAACACTGCAGTGGGCCAACACTCATAAAG CAACCCCATCCCAAGAACCCAAGTGACAAGCCTCGGAGCAAGAAATGCAAAGAACCAAAGCCCAGAGTGAAGAAGCTGAAGTACCATCAGTACATCCCACCTGATCAGAAAGGTGAGAAGAATGAGCCACTGATGGACTCCAACTATGCTCGCTTGCTACAGCAACAGCAGCTTTTTTTGCAACTACAGATCCTGAGCCAACAGCAGCAACACTACAACTACCATGCGATTCTTCCTGCACCTCTCAA GCCAATGAGTGACAAACAGGGAAACACTGGGACTGCAGCACTGAATGCTTTGAACAATAACACATCCTCAGGAGTAAACAACACGCCGAGACAGAACAGTAATATTTCCAACAGAAAACCAGGACCTCTGCCTTCTAGTTTGGATGACCTAAAG GTAGCTGAACTGAAAATGGAACTCAAGCTAAGAGGACTACCAGTGTCTGGAACTAAAATGGATCTTATTGAGCGGCTGAAGCCCTATCAGGATCTTAACAATAATTCTGTCAGCACAAATAATACTCTGGCAGGAACTCCTTCCCTGAATGGCACCAGTAATCCTGGAGAAGTCGCTGCAGTATTCCCTGTAGCTACATTAAATAAGCCAGCCGTTGGTTCagttcccacctttcctccagaaACCGCATCTGCTGGAAATGGCAGCAAATCCACCCACATGGAATGCATTGGCTCCCCTTTGCCCATTTCCCCATGTCCTTCAGAACAGTCCAGTCTCAGTACCGAGGACACCAACATGGCAGATACTTTGACAGAAATTATGACCATGATGTCCCCATCACAGTTCACGAGCACATCACCTCTGAGGGTGACCCTCAACGAGGACAGCCACAGCAGCGGGGGCACGTCGGGCGTGGAGTTTGATGCGGCGGAAAAGGACCGTAAACTTCAAGAAAAGGAGAAGCAGATTGAAGATCTCAAAAGGAAACTGGAACAAGAGCAGAAACTTGTGGAAGTGCTGAAAATGCAGCTTGAGGTTGAAAAGCGGGGTCATCAGCAACAACCCCAAGCTCCGGTTCATGCAGTGCTGCCTTTGAACCACAAGCATATCAGTCCTGCCGTCAAAGAGGAAGGCACTTTAGCAGATTGCTCTGACGCAAGCCCATCAACATCTGAAGCCAACCATTCTTTAGGACAACCCATGTCAGTGGATGTCCAGAACCTCGTTGCCAAAAAGGCTATTGTCATCAAGCAAGAAGTACCTTTGGCCAAAGCTGAACCACAAAACATCATATCTCAGTTCTACGTAAGTTCACAGAGACAGCCCCAAACTGCTGTTGTTGCCCAGCCCCAAGCTGTACTTACTGCACAAGGAACAGCGCAGCTGCTGCTACCACTGTCTCTCCAAGGTCCAAAATCAGGCACTTCAGTGCAACTGCCTGTGGGCAATATTCAGGTACAG GCCCAACCACAAGCTGGAATTCCAACCATGACACAAGTATCAGCTTCTTCTAATTTGGCCCAGAAAGTATCTCAGATGCACACTTCACTGCCCAATCAAAATGCTTCCCCACCGCATGCGCTTGGTCAGACCCCACAAAACAGAAAG GTATTTCCTCCTACCTCATCAAATGCAGTGTTTTCCTATCAGAATCAGTCTGTAACAACTCTACAGCAACCTTTGTTTAATCAGGCACCAAATGCTACAGTTCACTCAGGGAACCAGATGCCATTGGCCCAAAATGGGCCCAATGCTCCTCAGAAG CCTGCCTCCCCATCTCAATCCCAGCAGTACATTTTACAACAAACGTTGTTCAGCAATTCAGTAACCAAGACAAAAGACCCCCCACGCTATGAGGAAGCCATCAAACAGACTCGCAGCTTGCAGGCTTCTCAACGAGAG ATTTCCAGTGCACACAGCCAGCAGATGGATGACCTCTTTGATATCCTCATTAAGAGTGGAG AGATTTCCATGCCCACCAAGGAAGAACCTTCTTTGATTTCCAAAATGAGACCAGTTACTGCCAACGTCACCACAATGCCAGTTAACACAGTGGTGTCTCGTCCACCACCACAAGTCCAGatggcccctcctctctccttagAACCAACAAGCAATTTCTCTTTATGTCTGGAGAACCAGCTAGAAGCTCTTTTGGAAGGAACTCTACCTTCAGGGAACGGGATGCCTCAGTTGCCGAGCAGTAGTGACGACAGAGAGTCTTTCTCTCTTATTGAAGATCTTCAAAACGACCTCCTTAATCACTCTGGCATACTAGATCACTCGCAGTCGCCTATGGAAAC